From Salinirubellus salinus, the proteins below share one genomic window:
- a CDS encoding anthranilate synthase component II, with amino-acid sequence MTRILVVDNYDSFAYNLVQYVGEAVGAPDDGEVLVRRNDAVDVAGVRELDPDGIVVSPGPGTPADAGVSIPLFRDLSYPTLGVCLGHQALCAANGSRVGHAPDVVHGKPSTVRHDGAGVFADLPETFEAGRYHSLCVARHDLSDSLVETAWTDDERQVVMGVRHRERPHEGVQFHPESILTDVGMQMVETFVARCAVQ; translated from the coding sequence GTGACCCGTATCCTCGTCGTCGACAACTACGACTCGTTCGCCTACAACCTCGTCCAGTACGTCGGTGAGGCGGTGGGTGCACCCGACGACGGCGAGGTGCTCGTGCGCCGGAACGACGCCGTCGACGTGGCCGGCGTCCGCGAGCTCGACCCGGACGGCATCGTCGTCTCGCCCGGTCCCGGCACCCCGGCCGACGCGGGCGTCTCCATCCCGCTGTTCCGCGACCTCTCGTACCCCACGCTCGGGGTCTGTCTCGGCCATCAGGCGCTCTGTGCGGCCAACGGCTCCCGGGTCGGCCACGCGCCCGACGTGGTCCACGGGAAACCCTCGACCGTCCGCCACGACGGCGCGGGCGTGTTCGCCGACCTCCCCGAGACGTTCGAGGCGGGGCGCTACCACTCGCTCTGTGTCGCACGGCACGACCTGTCGGACTCGCTCGTCGAGACGGCGTGGACCGACGACGAACGACAGGTCGTGATGGGGGTCCGGCACCGCGAGCGACCACACGAGGGCGTGCAGTTCCACCCCGAGAGCATCCTGACAGACGTGGGGATGCAGATGGTGGAGACGTTCGTCGCGCGGTGTGCGGTGCAGTAG
- the pabB gene encoding aminodeoxychorismate synthase, component I encodes MPPAPHVVTTEAAFLETAERAHPTARVPVEVRVDVTDPFDAYRRARTEPVPADSDGRRPSPDGAFLETTGGQSGWGYFAVDPISRLQVGPDLVPVDDSGDSPTLAELAGVLDGETLVRGECDVPYPCGAFGWLSYDVARELERLPETTVDDRGLPSLQLAVYDTVAAWEEPRGETTTLQITACPRVGDDPGAAYERGRERALGLAERATTGDPSVADPPVAAADASFESDCTPEAFADRVRAVKAYVRDGDTFQANVSQRLRAPAAVHPVAAYDALRRVNPAPYSALLEFPGVDLVSASPELLLHREGDRLLTEPIAGTRPRGGSEAEDAELERDLLSDEKERAEHAMLVDLERNDLGKVSRFGTVDVTEYRRVDRYSEVMHLVSLVEGELAEQYDLADAIAAVFPGGTITGAPKPRTMEIIDEVERTRRGPYTGSIGVFGFDGRATLNIVIRTLVRRGPEYFLRVGAGIVHDSVPEREFEETLDKGRALVNALDDALGDRGELEVVADGTGVGEETVGGDGE; translated from the coding sequence ATGCCCCCCGCTCCGCACGTCGTCACGACCGAAGCCGCGTTCCTCGAGACCGCCGAGCGGGCCCACCCGACGGCCAGGGTCCCCGTCGAGGTCCGGGTGGACGTGACGGACCCGTTCGACGCCTACCGGCGGGCCCGGACGGAGCCTGTGCCCGCCGACTCCGACGGCCGCCGCCCCTCGCCCGACGGTGCCTTCCTCGAGACCACCGGCGGCCAGTCCGGGTGGGGCTACTTCGCCGTCGACCCCATCTCCCGCCTGCAGGTCGGCCCGGACCTCGTCCCGGTCGACGACTCGGGGGACTCGCCCACGCTCGCCGAACTCGCGGGCGTCCTCGACGGCGAGACGCTCGTCCGTGGCGAGTGTGACGTGCCGTACCCGTGTGGCGCGTTCGGGTGGCTCTCCTACGACGTGGCCAGGGAACTGGAGCGACTCCCCGAGACCACCGTCGACGACCGCGGCCTCCCGTCGCTCCAGCTCGCCGTCTACGACACCGTCGCCGCGTGGGAGGAGCCGCGCGGCGAGACGACGACGCTCCAGATCACCGCCTGTCCCCGCGTCGGCGACGACCCGGGTGCGGCCTACGAACGGGGCCGGGAGCGCGCGCTCGGGCTGGCCGAGCGGGCGACGACGGGTGACCCGTCGGTCGCCGACCCGCCCGTCGCGGCAGCCGACGCCTCGTTCGAGAGCGACTGCACCCCCGAAGCGTTCGCCGACCGGGTGCGAGCCGTCAAGGCGTACGTCCGCGACGGTGACACGTTCCAGGCGAACGTCTCCCAGCGGTTGCGGGCACCCGCCGCCGTCCACCCCGTCGCGGCCTACGACGCGCTCCGGCGGGTGAACCCGGCTCCCTACTCCGCCCTGCTGGAGTTCCCGGGTGTGGACCTCGTGAGCGCCTCGCCCGAACTCCTCCTCCACCGCGAGGGCGACCGCCTGCTCACGGAACCCATCGCGGGCACCCGGCCGCGCGGCGGGAGCGAGGCCGAGGACGCCGAGCTGGAGCGAGACCTCCTGAGCGACGAGAAGGAGCGGGCCGAACACGCGATGCTCGTGGACCTGGAGCGCAACGACCTCGGGAAGGTCAGCCGGTTCGGCACGGTCGACGTGACCGAGTACCGCCGCGTCGACCGCTACTCGGAGGTGATGCACCTCGTCTCGCTCGTGGAGGGGGAACTCGCCGAGCAGTACGACCTCGCGGACGCCATCGCGGCCGTCTTCCCCGGCGGGACCATCACGGGCGCACCGAAGCCCCGGACGATGGAGATCATCGACGAGGTCGAACGGACCCGACGCGGCCCCTACACCGGCTCGATCGGCGTGTTCGGCTTCGACGGCCGCGCCACGCTCAACATCGTCATCCGCACGCTCGTCCGCCGCGGGCCGGAGTACTTCCTCCGCGTGGGCGCGGGTATCGTCCACGACTCGGTGCCCGAACGCGAGTTCGAGGAGACGCTCGACAAGGGGCGCGCGCTGGTGAACGCGCTCGACGACGCGCTCGGTGACCGGGGCGAACTGGAGGTGGTCGCCGACGGGACGGGCGTCGGCGAGGAGACGGTGGGAGGTGACGGCGAGTGA
- a CDS encoding helix-turn-helix domain-containing protein, with protein sequence MAGSSGTGNAHHSPMPIITEVRFAHPDGALADTLDALPELQVTVVPEASMGPRRSVYLLRFVDVSTEEVQSTLEADHTVDSVEPMPVFERDPMIGVEFAPGTKLLAPRVTREDGFVLEARSSSAEVRPRGWFERWLLPSREALHDIWQEARGEGFEFDVLRFREQGRTDPEYSGAARLTEEQREALVVAYDRGYFAEPRGASLEELAEELGISPTAVAGRLKRGMRSLVGMTAVADRPEE encoded by the coding sequence ATGGCAGGGTCCTCTGGTACCGGCAACGCCCACCACTCGCCCATGCCGATAATCACCGAAGTACGGTTCGCCCACCCCGACGGTGCGCTCGCGGACACGCTCGACGCGCTCCCGGAGCTGCAGGTGACCGTGGTCCCGGAGGCGAGCATGGGACCCCGTCGGAGCGTCTACCTGCTCCGGTTCGTCGACGTGTCCACCGAGGAGGTCCAGTCGACGCTCGAGGCCGACCACACCGTCGACAGCGTCGAACCGATGCCGGTGTTCGAGCGCGACCCGATGATCGGCGTCGAGTTCGCCCCCGGGACGAAGCTCCTCGCGCCGAGGGTCACCCGCGAGGACGGCTTCGTGCTGGAGGCCCGGAGTTCGAGTGCGGAGGTCCGGCCACGGGGCTGGTTCGAGCGGTGGCTCCTCCCGAGTCGGGAGGCGCTGCACGACATCTGGCAGGAGGCCCGCGGGGAGGGGTTCGAGTTCGACGTCCTCCGGTTCCGCGAGCAGGGCCGGACGGACCCGGAGTACAGCGGCGCGGCGCGACTCACGGAGGAGCAACGCGAGGCGCTCGTGGTGGCCTACGACCGGGGGTACTTCGCCGAACCGCGCGGTGCGTCGCTGGAGGAACTGGCCGAGGAACTCGGCATCTCCCCGACGGCGGTGGCTGGGCGGCTCAAACGCGGGATGCGCTCGCTCGTCGGGATGACGGCGGTCGCGGACCGGCCGGAGGAGTGA
- a CDS encoding helix-turn-helix domain-containing protein → MVITAHVYAEHENLVLSPTIRSLRDVEVSVVSDAGTDPENDVHFFRFEADDFGALERALADDRTVAAFSTILDEGDRRTYRVEYSDAAKRVAPPLTEIGGLIRDVRSHLDGWRLELRFQTHDGVYQLDEYARAEGISLDVLELTHTDGREDRSDFGLTEEQREALVAAYVHGYYDDPRETPLEGLAALLDISPTAVSGRLRRGSARLVEEVLLDENGDEK, encoded by the coding sequence ATGGTCATCACGGCACACGTCTACGCGGAACACGAGAACCTCGTGCTCTCGCCCACCATCCGCTCGCTCCGCGACGTCGAGGTGAGCGTCGTCTCCGACGCGGGGACGGACCCCGAGAACGACGTCCACTTCTTCCGGTTCGAGGCCGACGACTTCGGGGCCCTCGAGCGGGCGCTCGCCGACGACCGGACCGTCGCCGCGTTCTCCACCATCCTCGACGAGGGCGACCGGCGCACCTACCGCGTCGAGTACAGCGACGCGGCGAAGCGGGTCGCCCCGCCGCTGACCGAGATCGGCGGGCTCATCCGCGACGTACGGAGCCACCTCGATGGCTGGCGGCTGGAACTCCGGTTCCAGACCCACGACGGCGTCTACCAGCTCGACGAGTACGCGCGGGCCGAGGGCATCAGCCTCGACGTCCTCGAACTGACACACACGGACGGCCGAGAGGACCGCTCGGACTTCGGGCTGACCGAGGAACAGCGCGAGGCGCTCGTCGCCGCCTACGTCCACGGCTACTACGACGACCCGCGGGAGACGCCGCTGGAGGGGCTGGCGGCGTTGCTCGACATCTCGCCGACGGCCGTCAGCGGCCGCCTGCGCCGCGGGTCCGCACGGCTGGTCGAGGAGGTCCTGCTGGACGAGAACGGCGACGAGAAGTGA
- a CDS encoding methylenetetrahydrofolate reductase: protein MALESPQPTTDGVHSLLADPKFELMPFDSMGEQLDHLPEGATVAVTTSPTLGIDATIEWTEKAAAEGYEMIPHIAARYVEDREHLDEIARRLTEAGVTDIFVPGGDREEPAGEFASAYEFLVALEESEYEFEEVGITGYPEGHEFLSEETLAGAMEQKAPYATYIVTQLCYDPDAIVEWVAEIREQGIELPVDVGIPGVMKYQRLLGISQKVGVGDSIKFLRKTSGVLGFVKQLVGSRGKYTPTALVEGLAPYAGDDQYRLRNVHVYTFNQVPDSEEWRREMLER from the coding sequence ATGGCACTCGAATCACCACAGCCGACGACCGACGGCGTCCACAGCCTGCTCGCCGACCCGAAGTTCGAACTGATGCCGTTCGACAGCATGGGCGAGCAACTCGACCACCTGCCCGAGGGGGCGACCGTCGCCGTCACGACGTCGCCGACGCTGGGAATCGACGCCACCATCGAGTGGACGGAGAAGGCCGCGGCCGAGGGGTACGAGATGATCCCCCACATCGCCGCGCGCTACGTCGAGGACCGCGAGCACCTCGACGAGATCGCCCGTCGGCTCACCGAGGCCGGCGTCACCGACATCTTCGTCCCCGGGGGAGACCGTGAGGAACCGGCCGGCGAGTTCGCCTCGGCCTACGAGTTCCTCGTCGCCCTCGAGGAGAGCGAGTACGAGTTCGAGGAGGTCGGCATCACGGGCTACCCCGAGGGCCACGAGTTCCTCTCCGAGGAGACGCTGGCCGGGGCGATGGAGCAGAAGGCCCCGTACGCCACCTACATCGTCACGCAGCTCTGCTACGACCCCGACGCCATCGTCGAGTGGGTCGCGGAGATACGCGAGCAGGGTATCGAGCTGCCGGTGGACGTCGGCATCCCCGGCGTGATGAAGTACCAGCGGCTGCTCGGCATCTCGCAGAAGGTGGGGGTCGGGGACTCCATCAAGTTCCTCCGGAAGACGAGCGGCGTCCTCGGGTTCGTCAAGCAGCTCGTCGGCTCGCGCGGGAAGTACACCCCCACGGCGCTCGTGGAGGGGCTCGCACCGTACGCCGGGGACGACCAGTACCGTCTCCGCAACGTCCACGTCTACACGTTCAACCAGGTGCCCGACAGCGAGGAGTGGCGCCGGGAGATGCTGGAGCGCTGA
- a CDS encoding aminomethyl transferase family protein, producing the protein MSDNQLSPAERGEHPNHPSVDQSDRVLPRNLRQTGDPGIEMLVSTRVRKSPFFDKSFNENGAWRCTVYNRLYHPRGLVEPEDGGAMAEYEALTNTVTIWDVAVERQIRVKGPDAEALTNYVITRDATSIEPMHGKYVILCNEDGGILNDPVLLRIEEDEFWFSISDSTLMQWLQGVNVGMDFDVEIDEIDVAPMQIQGPRALDVMVDVVGEKVEDIPYYGLMEAEIDGCDVLVSQTGFSGEEGFEVYVKEASKNGEAVWDPVHDAVVDHGGMQIAPGHHRRIAAGIQSWGQDMDHETSPFQVNLGYHVRDEKEADYIGKEVLERQKEQIENGEYPFNLKQVGLKMAGEPIRDYAPDFWLISDPETGEECGYLTSPWYNPDLETNIGMGFVPAEKLQEKTDVPLNDDIYDEELDVEFEVHLPDEYAEEPGEPVYAKTTRVPFKESVNPSAREQAKLNAKKEAEE; encoded by the coding sequence ATGTCTGACAACCAACTGTCCCCGGCCGAACGTGGTGAACACCCAAACCACCCGAGTGTCGACCAGTCGGACCGTGTCCTGCCGCGCAACCTCCGCCAGACCGGCGATCCGGGCATCGAGATGCTCGTCTCGACCCGCGTCCGCAAGTCACCGTTCTTCGACAAGTCGTTCAACGAGAACGGTGCCTGGCGGTGCACCGTCTACAACCGACTCTACCACCCGCGTGGTCTCGTCGAGCCCGAGGACGGCGGCGCGATGGCCGAGTACGAGGCGCTGACCAACACGGTCACCATCTGGGACGTGGCAGTCGAGCGCCAGATCCGCGTGAAGGGCCCGGACGCGGAGGCGCTGACGAACTACGTCATCACGCGGGACGCGACCAGCATCGAGCCGATGCACGGGAAGTACGTCATCCTCTGCAACGAGGACGGCGGCATCCTGAACGACCCGGTCCTGCTCCGGATCGAGGAGGACGAGTTCTGGTTCTCCATCTCCGACTCCACGCTGATGCAGTGGCTCCAGGGGGTCAACGTCGGGATGGACTTCGACGTCGAGATCGACGAGATCGACGTCGCCCCGATGCAGATCCAGGGGCCGCGCGCCCTGGACGTCATGGTGGACGTCGTCGGTGAGAAGGTCGAGGACATCCCGTACTACGGCCTGATGGAGGCCGAGATCGACGGCTGTGACGTGCTGGTGAGTCAGACCGGCTTCTCCGGCGAGGAGGGGTTCGAGGTCTACGTCAAGGAGGCGTCGAAGAACGGCGAGGCCGTCTGGGACCCCGTCCACGACGCGGTGGTCGACCACGGCGGGATGCAGATCGCCCCCGGCCACCACCGCCGCATCGCCGCGGGTATCCAGTCCTGGGGGCAGGACATGGACCACGAGACGTCACCGTTCCAGGTCAACCTCGGCTACCACGTGCGCGACGAGAAGGAGGCCGACTACATCGGCAAGGAGGTGCTCGAACGGCAGAAAGAGCAGATCGAGAACGGGGAGTACCCGTTCAACCTGAAGCAGGTCGGCCTGAAGATGGCCGGCGAGCCCATCCGCGACTACGCGCCCGACTTCTGGCTCATCTCCGACCCGGAGACGGGCGAGGAGTGTGGCTACCTGACCTCGCCGTGGTACAACCCGGACCTCGAGACGAACATCGGGATGGGGTTCGTCCCGGCCGAGAAGCTACAGGAGAAGACGGACGTGCCGCTGAACGACGATATCTACGACGAGGAACTCGACGTGGAGTTCGAGGTCCACCTGCCCGACGAGTACGCCGAGGAGCCGGGGGAACCGGTCTACGCGAAGACCACACGGGTCCCGTTCAAGGAGTCCGTGAACCCGAGCGCACGCGAACAGGCGAAGTTGAACGCGAAGAAGGAAGCAGAGGAGTGA
- the folD gene encoding bifunctional methylenetetrahydrofolate dehydrogenase/methenyltetrahydrofolate cyclohydrolase FolD, which yields MTHVLDGNAVGDRIRDGLRGCIDTLEGAGVTPGLATVLMSEDPASETYVSMKQRACDDLGIESFHHELDTDAPAEELFDTVESLNDDDAVNGILVQMPVPDHVDDRAVLRSIDPVKDVDGFHPENVGRLVAGDARFKPCTPHGVQKLLEAADVDTEGKDAVVVGRSDIVGKPMANLLIQKAPGGNATTTVCHSRTSDLGAKTRQADIVIAATGYPELVDGSMIAEGATVIDVGVNRVDADTEKGYELVGDVEFESAKEKAAVITPVPGGVGPMTITMLLYNTVKAAGLQHDVSLSLP from the coding sequence GTGACGCACGTCCTCGACGGCAACGCGGTGGGAGACCGCATCCGGGACGGACTCCGCGGCTGCATCGACACGCTCGAGGGGGCCGGCGTCACGCCGGGTCTCGCGACGGTACTGATGAGCGAGGACCCCGCCAGTGAGACGTACGTCTCGATGAAACAGCGGGCCTGCGACGACCTGGGTATCGAGAGCTTCCACCACGAGCTCGACACGGACGCGCCCGCCGAGGAGCTGTTCGACACCGTCGAGTCGTTGAACGACGACGACGCGGTGAACGGTATCCTCGTCCAGATGCCGGTGCCGGACCACGTGGACGACCGGGCCGTCCTCCGCAGCATCGACCCGGTGAAGGACGTCGACGGGTTCCACCCGGAGAATGTCGGGCGACTCGTGGCCGGCGACGCTCGGTTCAAACCCTGTACGCCCCACGGCGTCCAGAAACTGCTCGAGGCGGCCGACGTCGACACGGAGGGGAAGGACGCCGTCGTCGTCGGCCGGTCGGACATCGTCGGCAAACCGATGGCGAACCTCCTCATCCAGAAGGCGCCCGGCGGGAACGCGACGACCACGGTCTGTCACTCGCGGACGAGCGACCTCGGGGCGAAGACCCGGCAGGCGGACATCGTCATCGCGGCGACGGGGTACCCGGAACTCGTCGACGGGTCGATGATCGCGGAGGGCGCGACGGTCATCGACGTGGGGGTCAACCGGGTAGACGCTGACACCGAGAAGGGGTACGAACTCGTCGGGGACGTTGAGTTCGAGAGCGCGAAGGAGAAGGCGGCCGTCATCACCCCCGTGCCGGGTGGCGTGGGACCGATGACCATCACGATGCTGCTGTACAACACGGTGAAGGCCGCCGGCCTCCAGCACGACGTCTCGCTGTCGCTCCCCTGA
- the ilvA gene encoding threonine ammonia-lyase: MSQDVSDTVEFADIEAARERLDDPTVVKRTPVERSTSLEAMTGAEAVHLKLEQLQWTGSFKTRGAYNKIRTCLDEREVDEVVAASAGNHAQGVALAATRLGVDSTIVMPKNAPQTKVNATRGYGATVELVGQDFQQAMAHAKELVAGPRTEFVHAFDDPAIVAGQGTLGVEMYEDLPEVDTVVVPIGGGGLISGIATAFAELSPGTRVVGVQASGAATVPDSLDKGIPQTLDSVDTIADGIATGGISELTLSIIQRHVDEVVTVTNSQIADAVLLLMERAKQVVEGAGAASVAAIRSDDLDVSDEVVMPLLCGGNLDMTMLRAVLVHALTQRKQILRLRVHIDDRPGKMAEISSVIAEHDANIQSVRHDRAMEDLDVGDAYLTFQVESTGEGHARNIVESIADHGYEVEVVSSAQPGRPWDDR; the protein is encoded by the coding sequence ATGAGTCAGGACGTCTCCGATACAGTCGAGTTCGCCGACATCGAGGCCGCACGGGAGCGGCTCGACGACCCGACGGTGGTGAAACGCACACCCGTCGAGCGGAGCACGTCGCTCGAGGCGATGACGGGTGCCGAGGCGGTCCACCTGAAGCTCGAACAGCTCCAGTGGACGGGGTCGTTCAAGACCCGCGGCGCGTACAACAAGATCCGGACCTGCCTCGACGAACGCGAGGTCGACGAGGTGGTGGCCGCGAGCGCCGGCAACCACGCACAGGGCGTCGCGCTCGCCGCGACGAGACTGGGGGTGGACTCGACCATCGTGATGCCCAAGAACGCCCCGCAGACGAAGGTGAACGCCACCCGGGGGTACGGTGCGACGGTCGAACTCGTCGGCCAGGACTTCCAGCAGGCGATGGCCCACGCGAAGGAACTGGTCGCCGGCCCCCGGACGGAGTTCGTCCACGCGTTCGACGACCCGGCCATCGTCGCCGGACAGGGGACCCTCGGCGTCGAGATGTACGAGGACCTGCCGGAGGTCGACACGGTCGTCGTCCCCATCGGCGGCGGGGGGCTCATCAGCGGTATCGCCACCGCGTTCGCCGAACTCAGCCCCGGGACGCGGGTGGTGGGAGTCCAGGCGTCGGGCGCCGCGACGGTGCCCGACAGCCTCGACAAGGGGATCCCGCAGACGCTCGACTCCGTGGACACCATCGCGGACGGTATCGCCACGGGCGGCATCTCGGAGCTGACACTCTCGATCATCCAGCGACACGTCGACGAGGTGGTGACGGTCACGAACAGCCAGATCGCCGACGCCGTCCTCCTGCTGATGGAGCGGGCGAAACAGGTCGTCGAGGGGGCGGGTGCGGCCTCCGTGGCGGCCATCCGGAGCGACGACCTGGACGTCTCGGACGAGGTGGTGATGCCGCTGCTCTGTGGCGGGAACCTCGACATGACGATGCTCCGGGCAGTGCTGGTCCACGCCCTGACCCAGCGCAAGCAGATCCTCAGACTGCGCGTCCACATCGACGACCGGCCCGGGAAGATGGCCGAGATATCGAGTGTCATCGCCGAACACGACGCGAACATCCAGAGCGTCCGTCACGACCGGGCGATGGAGGACCTCGACGTGGGGGACGCCTACCTCACGTTCCAGGTCGAGAGCACCGGGGAGGGCCACGCTCGGAACATCGTCGAATCCATCGCCGACCACGGGTACGAGGTCGAGGTCGTCTCCTCGGCCCAGCCGGGGAGGCCGTGGGACGACCGCTGA
- a CDS encoding BCCT family transporter, with protein MADGQDDTVGERSEGLQVELFHPESDRKPGDTNIERWGFDVHPVVFPIALVIIVAFVGATLALGESASAAYSAVFDFINVNFGWFYILAVNVFIGALLFFAFSKYGKIRLGGVEAEREFSTFAWMAMLFSAGMGIGLMFFSVAEPMWHLGTGGGNLFDVAPQSGQAAQAAMGVTFFHWGFHPWAIYGLVALGLAFFSFNRGLPLTFRSVFYPLLGDRIYGWPGHVIDLVTVFATLFGLATSLGLGAQQVNVGLSRVTETLTGSSLVPIGITSQVAIIAFITAIATLSVAAGLEGGVKRLSTLNVYIMIVFLAFMFIAGPTLYLLDAIPQSIGFYLQNLAFMSFFTESFLGEGVQGGYENWAHFWTIFYWGWWIAWSPFVGLFIARISKGRTVRQMVVGVLLIPTAFSFVWLGAFGGAAIYAQQVLGTGLYGTLTNAESFGQARAMFAMLEAFPLTTVTSIVAVLLVTTFFVTSSDSGSLVIDHLTSGGKHDVPRTQRIFWAISEGTVAAVLLIGGGAAATNALQTAAITTGLPFAAILLLMVYTVYLGLDTEYEILQSEEFRERIGQMSGEGDVVVGRSGGDVVTSVREGSGSETDD; from the coding sequence ATGGCTGACGGTCAGGACGACACGGTAGGTGAGAGATCGGAGGGGCTCCAGGTGGAGCTGTTCCACCCCGAGTCCGACCGCAAGCCCGGCGACACGAACATCGAGCGGTGGGGCTTCGACGTCCACCCGGTCGTGTTCCCCATCGCGCTGGTCATCATCGTGGCGTTCGTCGGCGCGACGCTCGCCCTCGGTGAGAGCGCCTCGGCGGCGTACAGTGCCGTGTTCGACTTCATCAACGTGAACTTCGGCTGGTTCTACATCCTGGCCGTCAACGTGTTCATCGGCGCACTCCTGTTCTTCGCGTTCAGCAAGTACGGGAAGATCCGACTCGGAGGGGTGGAGGCCGAACGCGAGTTCAGCACCTTCGCCTGGATGGCGATGCTGTTCAGCGCTGGGATGGGTATCGGCCTGATGTTCTTCAGCGTGGCCGAGCCGATGTGGCACCTCGGGACCGGTGGTGGGAACCTGTTCGACGTCGCCCCGCAGAGCGGGCAGGCCGCACAGGCCGCCATGGGCGTGACGTTCTTCCACTGGGGGTTCCACCCGTGGGCCATCTACGGCCTCGTCGCGCTGGGACTGGCGTTCTTCTCGTTCAACCGCGGGCTGCCACTGACCTTCCGGTCGGTGTTCTACCCGCTGCTGGGTGACCGAATCTACGGCTGGCCCGGACACGTCATCGACCTGGTGACCGTGTTCGCCACGCTGTTCGGTCTGGCCACCTCGCTCGGGCTCGGTGCCCAGCAGGTGAACGTCGGGCTGTCACGGGTGACCGAGACGCTCACCGGGAGCAGTCTCGTCCCCATCGGCATCACCTCACAGGTCGCCATCATCGCCTTCATCACGGCCATCGCGACCCTCTCGGTCGCGGCCGGCCTCGAGGGCGGTGTCAAGCGACTGAGCACGTTGAACGTCTACATCATGATCGTCTTCCTCGCGTTCATGTTCATCGCGGGGCCGACGCTGTACCTGCTCGACGCCATCCCCCAGAGCATCGGGTTCTACTTGCAGAACCTGGCGTTCATGTCGTTCTTCACCGAGTCGTTCCTCGGTGAAGGCGTCCAAGGTGGCTACGAGAACTGGGCACACTTCTGGACGATATTCTACTGGGGCTGGTGGATCGCGTGGTCCCCGTTCGTCGGGCTGTTCATCGCCCGTATCTCGAAGGGCCGCACCGTCCGCCAGATGGTCGTCGGCGTGCTGCTCATCCCGACGGCGTTCTCGTTCGTCTGGCTGGGTGCCTTCGGTGGCGCGGCCATCTACGCCCAGCAGGTCCTCGGGACGGGCCTCTACGGGACGCTGACGAACGCCGAGAGCTTCGGACAGGCACGCGCCATGTTCGCCATGCTGGAGGCGTTCCCGCTCACGACGGTCACGTCCATCGTGGCGGTCCTGCTGGTGACGACGTTCTTCGTCACCTCGTCGGACTCGGGGTCGCTGGTCATCGACCACCTGACCTCGGGTGGCAAGCACGACGTCCCGCGCACCCAGCGGATCTTCTGGGCCATCAGCGAGGGGACCGTCGCGGCCGTCCTGCTCATCGGTGGCGGGGCGGCGGCGACGAACGCGCTGCAGACTGCGGCCATCACGACCGGCCTGCCGTTCGCGGCCATCCTCCTACTGATGGTGTACACGGTGTACCTGGGTCTCGACACGGAGTACGAGATTCTGCAGTCCGAGGAGTTCCGCGAGCGCATCGGGCAGATGAGTGGCGAGGGCGACGTCGTCGTCGGGCGGTCCGGCGGTGACGTCGTCACCAGCGTCCGCGAGGGCTCTGGCTCCGAGACGGACGACTGA
- a CDS encoding universal stress protein, with protein sequence MYERILIPVDGSEDAERGVAHGIDLAASVGATLHLLYVVEEGGNPWLSDTMEDQQERAKEYGQEILDEVAERATDAGVEVVTRVEVGPRVHEKITDYSEDEGMDLIVMGSGYRGRFGNLLGSTAEKVLQSSRVPVTTIRRRRDNQDDG encoded by the coding sequence ATGTACGAACGAATCCTCATCCCGGTCGACGGTAGTGAAGACGCCGAACGTGGTGTGGCTCACGGTATCGACCTGGCCGCGTCCGTCGGTGCGACACTCCACCTCCTCTACGTGGTCGAGGAGGGTGGGAACCCGTGGCTCTCGGACACGATGGAAGACCAGCAGGAGCGAGCGAAGGAGTACGGCCAGGAGATACTCGACGAGGTGGCCGAACGCGCCACCGACGCGGGCGTCGAGGTGGTCACCAGGGTGGAGGTCGGCCCACGCGTCCACGAGAAGATCACCGACTACTCCGAGGACGAGGGGATGGACCTCATCGTCATGGGGTCGGGCTACCGCGGGCGCTTCGGGAACCTGCTGGGCAGTACCGCCGAGAAGGTGCTCCAGTCCTCGAGAGTGCCGGTGACGACCATCCGCCGGCGACGGGACAACCAGGACGACGGCTGA